From Triticum aestivum cultivar Chinese Spring chromosome 4A, IWGSC CS RefSeq v2.1, whole genome shotgun sequence, a single genomic window includes:
- the LOC123088164 gene encoding uncharacterized protein → MDKVLAFSILSASPADIAPGASNGGSWARLSWRGRKLQEGDQARAEGKHGKQGGLPVEAEKQPGKGKSQSTRPRFAPEFDGIDCFETIVCH, encoded by the coding sequence ATGGACAAGGTGCTGGCCTTCTCCATCCTGAGCGCCTCGCCGGCCGACATCGCCCCCGGCGCCAGTAACGGCGGCAGCTGGGCTCGGCTGTCCTGGCGGGGAAGGAAGCTACAGGAGGGCGACCAGGCTCGAGCAGAAGGGAAACATGGGAAGCAGGGCGGTCTGCCGGTGGAAGCAGAGAAGCAGCCGGGCAAGGGGAAATCGCAGTCAACGCGGCCGCGGTTCGCGCCGGAGTTCGATGGAATCGACTGCTTCGAGACCATAGTGTGCCATTGA